In Spirosoma aureum, a single genomic region encodes these proteins:
- a CDS encoding ferritin-like domain-containing protein gives MTVKETRGEILDQLNRLLTRNNDAEKGYQEAADNVKDTELKSLFLAQSRQRGEFAIEIDREIRTLGGEPDNGTSFAADLHRAWINVKATFSSDDDKATVEECKRGDQEALENYNSVLQETDLVASTRELLLRQKQSIESAHASMARLALVV, from the coding sequence ATGACTGTTAAAGAAACCCGTGGAGAAATCCTTGATCAACTTAACCGCCTGCTGACTCGTAATAACGATGCAGAAAAAGGCTATCAAGAGGCCGCAGACAATGTAAAAGATACTGAGCTTAAAAGCCTGTTTCTGGCCCAGTCGCGGCAGCGGGGTGAGTTTGCCATAGAGATCGATCGGGAAATCCGGACTCTTGGCGGAGAACCGGATAACGGTACCAGCTTTGCCGCCGATCTTCATCGGGCCTGGATAAATGTGAAAGCTACATTCTCTAGTGATGATGATAAAGCAACCGTAGAGGAATGCAAACGGGGTGATCAGGAAGCCCTCGAAAATTATAATTCTGTTCTTCAGGAAACGGACTTAGTCGCCAGTACCCGCGAGTTACTGTTACGTCAAAAACAGAGCATTGAGTCAGCTCATGCCTCGATGGCTCGTCTGGCCTTGGTAGTGTAG
- the glgX gene encoding glycogen debranching protein GlgX, translating to MSKHTSATSGEEAVQSKPGKPYPLGATYDGEGVNFALFSENSTAAFLCLYDSADPGRETARIPLKEHTDLVWHIYLEGLQPGQLYGYRVDGPYDPKAGYFFNPNKLLLDPYARAINAPVNHDDSWLGYDYKNPSDDRYLIMNHEDSGPTMPKSVIVDPTFDWEDDQAPATPLHRSVIYEMHVKGFTHLHPTIDEQIRGTYAGLGSAESTDYLKKLGITAVELLPVHQFTDESYWGYNSIGFFAPQNTYSSSGMAGQQVTEFKQMVKNLHKAGLEVILDVVYNHTAEGNQFGPMLSFQGIDNRAYYHQVGDQPEYYMDYTGTGNTLNLSHPRVLQMVMDSLRYWVTDMHIDGFRFDLAAALIRTDEEIGRVSSFLDTVAQDPILAQVKLIAEPWDIQSYQVGNFPVRWSEWNGKFRDALRAFWKGDDGKAAETALRLLGSPDLYANDGRSPANSINLITAHDGFTLNDLVTYNDKHNEANGEDNRDGSNDNLSWNCGVEGPTDDPEINALRERQKRNFLTTMLLSQGTPMIVMGDECGRTQHGNNNGYNQDSEISWMDWHWNENQQALFDFTSQLTALRREMPILSRRKFFGNEQVNYVRPDGKEMTSADLNNPGTHCLALFIDGMRVTEQTEDGQDIGDEQLLWILNAFWEDIPFMLPRVGRKQSMWEVVVNTYDGQFKSPMETIKGGHEYNVPARSSVLLRMK from the coding sequence ATGAGTAAACATACATCGGCAACCTCCGGTGAAGAGGCTGTCCAATCAAAGCCGGGTAAACCATATCCTCTTGGTGCTACTTACGATGGCGAAGGGGTTAACTTCGCTCTTTTCAGCGAAAATAGTACAGCTGCTTTTCTTTGTCTCTATGACTCAGCCGACCCAGGGCGCGAAACGGCTCGAATTCCACTTAAAGAACATACTGATCTTGTCTGGCATATTTATCTGGAAGGATTACAGCCGGGTCAGTTATATGGCTATCGGGTAGATGGTCCATATGATCCCAAGGCAGGGTATTTTTTCAATCCTAATAAACTACTGCTAGACCCTTATGCCCGCGCTATCAATGCGCCGGTCAATCACGATGATTCATGGCTGGGTTATGACTACAAAAACCCGTCGGATGATCGTTACCTGATCATGAATCATGAAGACAGTGGTCCAACCATGCCTAAATCGGTCATTGTCGACCCCACCTTCGATTGGGAAGATGATCAGGCACCGGCTACTCCCTTGCATCGTTCCGTGATTTATGAAATGCACGTTAAGGGATTTACCCATCTTCATCCGACAATAGATGAGCAGATTCGAGGCACCTATGCCGGGTTAGGTTCAGCAGAAAGTACCGACTATCTAAAAAAACTGGGTATCACGGCTGTTGAGCTTTTACCTGTGCACCAGTTTACGGATGAAAGTTATTGGGGTTATAATAGCATTGGTTTCTTTGCGCCCCAAAATACCTATTCTTCATCGGGAATGGCAGGTCAGCAGGTTACCGAGTTTAAGCAGATGGTCAAAAATCTGCACAAAGCTGGCCTGGAAGTCATTCTTGATGTTGTTTATAACCACACCGCGGAGGGAAATCAGTTTGGGCCTATGCTCTCGTTTCAGGGTATCGATAACCGGGCTTATTACCACCAGGTTGGCGATCAGCCCGAATATTACATGGATTATACCGGCACAGGAAATACGCTCAATCTGAGCCATCCCCGTGTGTTGCAGATGGTCATGGACAGCCTGCGTTACTGGGTTACGGATATGCACATCGATGGGTTCCGATTCGATCTGGCAGCCGCGCTTATTCGTACGGATGAAGAAATTGGTCGTGTATCGTCATTTCTGGATACGGTAGCCCAGGACCCTATTCTGGCGCAGGTAAAGTTAATTGCTGAACCCTGGGATATTCAGTCGTATCAGGTTGGAAACTTTCCGGTACGCTGGTCAGAATGGAACGGAAAATTCCGTGACGCGCTCCGGGCGTTTTGGAAAGGAGACGATGGCAAAGCCGCCGAAACGGCACTGCGTTTGCTGGGAAGCCCGGATCTGTATGCCAATGATGGGCGCTCACCGGCCAATAGTATCAACCTGATTACAGCCCACGATGGATTTACACTCAATGACCTGGTGACTTATAATGATAAGCATAATGAAGCCAACGGTGAGGACAACCGCGACGGGTCGAACGATAACTTAAGTTGGAATTGCGGTGTTGAAGGGCCCACCGATGACCCAGAAATAAATGCTCTGCGCGAACGTCAGAAGCGTAATTTCCTGACAACAATGCTGCTCAGCCAGGGAACACCCATGATTGTGATGGGTGATGAATGTGGCCGGACTCAACACGGTAATAACAACGGCTACAATCAGGACAGCGAAATCAGCTGGATGGATTGGCACTGGAACGAAAACCAACAGGCTCTTTTCGACTTTACCAGCCAGCTTACTGCGCTTCGCCGGGAGATGCCGATTTTAAGCCGACGCAAATTTTTTGGCAATGAGCAAGTGAATTACGTACGGCCCGATGGTAAGGAAATGACCAGTGCTGACCTTAATAATCCAGGCACACATTGTTTAGCCCTGTTTATCGACGGGATGCGCGTAACCGAACAAACCGAAGATGGTCAGGACATCGGCGACGAGCAATTGCTTTGGATACTAAATGCCTTCTGGGAAGACATCCCATTCATGTTGCCAAGGGTAGGCCGCAAACAGTCGATGTGGGAGGTTGTTGTCAACACCTACGACGGCCAATTTAAGTCGCCCATGGAAACAATCAAAGGAGGCCATGAATACAATGTTCCAGCCCGTTCGTCGGTGCTGCTACGGATGAAATAG
- a CDS encoding DUF3891 family protein, translating into MIVTQINSGWQVINQQAHGMLAVQLALHWQVRKRPTNWIETLVALTEHDDGQDPWEGRNHLTEAGAPLHFQILQYSVEQCHQMIEISLQKSRWNALMLSMHTSFLYEPKRGQDKKLDEFLNQQIDNQKKWRTMYGATKVAAQYAYDFVQWCDALSLVLCMDQLPPEERRLEISVGPDGIANYILQRKDGSLSVDPWPFDEPIVKVHVETFELDQLAFADDKELYNAIQGATFEVKEWTFRKK; encoded by the coding sequence ATGATCGTTACTCAAATCAATTCGGGTTGGCAGGTTATTAATCAGCAGGCTCATGGTATGCTGGCCGTGCAACTGGCGCTGCACTGGCAGGTCCGGAAACGGCCAACAAACTGGATCGAAACCCTGGTCGCCCTGACGGAGCATGATGATGGACAAGACCCGTGGGAAGGTCGTAATCATTTAACGGAGGCTGGTGCTCCGCTTCATTTTCAAATTCTCCAGTATTCGGTTGAGCAATGCCACCAGATGATCGAGATTAGTCTGCAGAAAAGTCGCTGGAATGCACTGATGCTATCGATGCATACGTCATTTCTGTATGAACCAAAACGTGGTCAGGATAAAAAACTGGATGAGTTTCTTAATCAGCAGATTGACAATCAGAAAAAATGGCGAACCATGTATGGTGCAACAAAAGTTGCAGCTCAATACGCCTATGATTTTGTCCAGTGGTGCGATGCGTTGTCGCTGGTATTGTGTATGGACCAGCTACCGCCCGAAGAGCGACGACTGGAAATTAGCGTTGGCCCTGACGGTATTGCTAATTACATCCTTCAACGAAAAGATGGATCATTGTCTGTAGATCCCTGGCCGTTCGACGAACCCATAGTAAAAGTTCATGTCGAAACGTTTGAACTCGATCAACTGGCCTTTGCCGATGATAAAGAGCTATATAATGCGATTCAGGGCGCAACTTTTGAGGTGAAAGAATGGACGTTTAGAAAAAAATAA
- a CDS encoding pyridoxamine 5'-phosphate oxidase family protein, whose protein sequence is METKSQKNPQLDKVRELVEDIRIAMMTTVDEAGHLVSRPMAALQMDEDGTIWFFTKRTSPKVDQIDNNQHHVNLAFADVGDADYVSISGTADELDDRAKVNELWNPQAKAWFPEGKEDPELILLKVHTDMAEYWNASDSTMVRLFQQATAAITGNPPKMGENAKVYN, encoded by the coding sequence ATGGAAACTAAATCACAGAAAAACCCCCAATTGGATAAGGTTCGGGAATTAGTAGAAGACATTCGTATCGCCATGATGACGACTGTTGACGAAGCGGGTCATTTGGTCAGTCGGCCAATGGCTGCCTTGCAAATGGATGAAGATGGTACGATCTGGTTCTTCACCAAACGTACTTCTCCCAAAGTCGATCAGATTGACAATAATCAACACCACGTTAATCTGGCTTTTGCCGACGTAGGTGATGCCGATTACGTGTCAATTTCGGGAACAGCCGACGAACTTGACGACCGGGCTAAAGTAAACGAACTATGGAACCCGCAGGCCAAGGCATGGTTTCCTGAAGGAAAAGAAGATCCGGAGTTGATTCTGTTGAAAGTACACACCGATATGGCCGAATACTGGAACGCGAGCGATAGTACTATGGTACGATTGTTTCAGCAGGCTACGGCGGCTATTACAGGCAATCCGCCAAAAATGGGTGAAAATGCCAAAGTATATAATTAA
- a CDS encoding four-helix bundle copper-binding protein: MIWKKNIYDSLTGCAALCDEFATECSRSEDIENWYRSIFLNLDCADLCRQLAMLYVRGSENTRLLAKACIEVCEKCAQEMSQFDTTRCKQVQTMCQQTICSCIGLLDMAYQTDAESKNPATTPASLFYGIDLRETLYN; encoded by the coding sequence ATGATCTGGAAAAAGAACATTTACGATTCACTGACAGGCTGTGCTGCCCTGTGTGACGAATTTGCTACGGAATGCTCTCGTTCTGAGGATATTGAAAATTGGTATCGAAGCATTTTTCTTAATCTGGATTGTGCCGATCTGTGCCGTCAACTAGCCATGTTGTATGTGCGCGGGTCAGAAAATACACGCCTATTGGCTAAGGCTTGCATTGAGGTCTGCGAAAAGTGTGCTCAGGAGATGAGCCAGTTCGATACGACACGTTGCAAACAAGTGCAGACGATGTGCCAGCAAACTATCTGTAGCTGCATTGGACTTTTAGATATGGCTTACCAGACAGATGCTGAGTCTAAAAATCCAGCAACCACGCCTGCGTCGCTATTCTACGGTATCGATCTGCGCGAAACGCTTTATAATTAA
- a CDS encoding DUF2188 domain-containing protein, protein MWTPTHFPAAMRSLNPSTRAKAIEIANRLLEQGALDKQRIVALSVDEARRLARLVQSEPITKGWQPHV, encoded by the coding sequence ATGTGGACACCGACTCATTTTCCTGCCGCTATGCGCTCACTCAATCCGAGTACTCGCGCTAAAGCCATTGAAATTGCGAATCGCTTGTTGGAGCAAGGTGCGCTGGATAAACAGCGGATTGTTGCACTGAGTGTGGATGAAGCCCGTAGATTGGCTCGTTTGGTTCAGTCGGAGCCAATTACTAAAGGTTGGCAACCGCACGTGTAG
- a CDS encoding response regulator encodes MKILVVEDEPKLASFVKKGLEEQSCEVDVAYDGQLGRNMALSNAYDVIVMDVNLPKMNGFDVVQALRQERVSTPVLMLTAMGSVDDKLTGFESGADDYLVKPFEFRELMARLRALTKRGSEAGMQANVLKVADLELDLNEKVARRGDKRIELTAKEFGLLDYLMRNRGRVVSRVDIAEKVWDIHFDTGTNVIDVYVNFLRKKIDKDFPQKLIHTVIGMGYMLKEE; translated from the coding sequence ATGAAGATTCTAGTGGTTGAAGACGAGCCCAAATTGGCTTCGTTCGTAAAAAAAGGTTTAGAGGAGCAATCCTGCGAGGTGGATGTAGCCTACGACGGGCAACTAGGGCGTAATATGGCCTTGAGTAATGCCTACGACGTCATCGTTATGGACGTTAACCTACCCAAAATGAACGGCTTTGATGTGGTGCAGGCACTCCGTCAGGAGCGTGTAAGCACACCAGTGCTGATGCTGACTGCAATGGGGTCGGTCGATGATAAACTAACCGGTTTTGAGTCGGGTGCCGATGACTACCTGGTGAAACCATTTGAATTTCGGGAGCTAATGGCACGCTTACGTGCGCTCACGAAACGGGGTAGTGAAGCCGGTATGCAGGCCAATGTACTAAAGGTGGCCGATCTGGAACTAGACCTGAATGAGAAAGTAGCTCGTCGGGGCGATAAGCGAATAGAGCTCACTGCCAAAGAGTTTGGTCTACTCGATTATTTGATGCGAAACCGTGGACGCGTTGTATCGCGGGTGGATATTGCTGAAAAGGTCTGGGATATTCATTTCGACACAGGTACCAACGTCATCGATGTCTATGTGAATTTCCTCCGTAAAAAAATCGACAAGGATTTTCCCCAGAAACTGATTCATACCGTGATTGGTATGGGATACATGCTCAAAGAGGAGTAA
- a CDS encoding sensor histidine kinase: MNIRTRLTLLFVLLVASILLLFSVSVYYLYDQFRQQEFEQRLEEKAFTTVRLREDVGEVPQADLPVMADEQITIYNDRGLVLYNQGNQRPRFPISPSFLRKVTLKQSRYVRLGDIEAVGVRYKTQRGESFVIVASGNDRYGFSKLDRLRQILIFGWILCLFIVGIAGYLFATDALRPVAELIAQVNAISATNIHERLRVGRQRDELADLARTFNALLSRLEEAFVSQKSFVSHASHELRTPLTVMMGQIEVTRLQARSTDEYEVAFDGLLDEVKNMIRLVNGLLELARASADAATLNYQPVRIDELLWQAQSQIIQKRPDYQIDIDFENLPSQEEDLVIVGEESLLQTAFQNLMENGCKYSPDESVLVRISFEPGQIQLTFTNQGHGIPATDLPHIFEPFYRSESTMTIRGHGIGLALTQRIITLHRGKIKVESTIGKETKFRITLPIANAPSLDTGSAVAATRVLQQG; this comes from the coding sequence ATGAATATCCGTACCCGCTTAACGCTGCTTTTCGTACTGCTTGTCGCTTCGATCCTGTTGTTATTTTCGGTATCGGTATACTACCTCTATGATCAGTTCCGGCAACAGGAATTTGAGCAGCGGCTGGAAGAGAAAGCATTCACCACCGTACGATTGCGTGAAGATGTTGGTGAGGTGCCTCAGGCCGATCTGCCGGTTATGGCCGACGAACAGATTACCATTTACAATGACCGCGGTCTGGTGCTCTATAATCAGGGCAACCAACGGCCCCGTTTTCCGATTTCCCCCAGCTTTCTGCGAAAAGTTACCCTGAAACAGTCCCGGTATGTTCGATTAGGCGATATTGAGGCTGTTGGCGTTCGTTACAAGACTCAGCGGGGCGAATCATTTGTTATTGTAGCATCGGGTAATGATCGCTATGGATTCAGTAAACTTGACAGATTACGCCAGATTCTGATTTTTGGCTGGATATTGTGCCTGTTCATTGTCGGTATTGCCGGTTATTTGTTTGCTACCGACGCACTCAGACCCGTAGCTGAACTGATTGCTCAGGTAAATGCGATTTCGGCTACAAACATCCACGAACGGCTTCGCGTTGGGCGTCAGCGCGACGAGCTGGCCGATCTGGCCCGTACCTTCAATGCCTTATTGAGTCGACTTGAAGAAGCTTTCGTTTCCCAGAAAAGTTTTGTTTCCCACGCATCGCACGAATTGCGGACCCCACTCACGGTGATGATGGGACAAATTGAAGTGACACGACTTCAGGCCCGTTCTACGGATGAGTATGAAGTTGCATTCGATGGCCTGCTCGATGAGGTCAAAAACATGATTCGGCTTGTCAACGGTTTGTTGGAATTGGCTCGTGCGAGTGCGGATGCAGCCACACTTAACTACCAGCCCGTTCGAATCGATGAATTACTCTGGCAGGCGCAAAGCCAGATTATCCAAAAACGACCTGACTATCAGATTGACATTGATTTTGAAAATCTACCCAGCCAAGAAGAAGACCTCGTGATCGTAGGTGAAGAATCGCTGTTACAAACGGCCTTCCAGAACCTGATGGAAAATGGCTGCAAATACTCTCCCGACGAAAGCGTACTGGTCCGAATTTCATTTGAACCCGGCCAGATTCAATTGACATTCACCAATCAGGGGCACGGCATTCCTGCCACAGACTTGCCGCATATCTTTGAGCCCTTCTACCGTTCCGAATCGACAATGACCATTCGGGGTCACGGAATCGGCCTCGCACTAACACAACGCATCATCACGCTCCACCGCGGAAAAATCAAGGTTGAATCTACAATCGGGAAAGAAACCAAATTTCGTATAACACTTCCAATTGCAAATGCCCCCTCACTTGACACAGGTAGTGCAGTCGCAGCAACAAGAGTCTTACAGCAGGGATAG
- a CDS encoding acyl-[acyl-carrier-protein] thioesterase has protein sequence MAFIQTDTFTIRGYETDAFGRLSILALMNLMQESANRNAIDYGIGIDDLARQGYGWMLMRFRLRMHQYPRYGQTIRVITYPTSVEKYFIHRDFRVVADDDTLLADAASTWLVFSIDKRSMVPLPDFIRALAVPADISSLPRLSLKPDFQFSVAEPSHEKEVTVGWFSIDQNQHVNNVSYVEWLLEAVDKKRLETRELAEIDLVYRTETHWGDQLRIRSISEENETIIHRIDYSDESGKDVLLARSQWRIS, from the coding sequence ATGGCTTTTATTCAGACCGACACGTTTACAATACGTGGCTACGAAACTGATGCGTTCGGGCGACTGAGCATCCTGGCGCTGATGAACCTAATGCAGGAATCAGCGAACCGGAATGCAATCGATTATGGGATTGGAATCGATGATCTTGCTCGACAGGGATATGGATGGATGCTAATGCGCTTCCGGTTACGAATGCACCAGTATCCTCGCTACGGCCAGACAATTCGGGTAATAACCTACCCAACCTCCGTTGAGAAATATTTTATTCATCGCGACTTTCGGGTGGTGGCCGATGATGATACGCTGCTGGCCGATGCTGCCAGTACATGGCTGGTATTCAGTATCGATAAGCGATCCATGGTGCCACTTCCGGATTTCATTCGTGCCTTAGCCGTCCCAGCCGATATAAGCTCATTACCCAGGCTATCGCTTAAACCCGACTTTCAGTTTAGTGTGGCTGAACCATCCCACGAAAAAGAAGTAACTGTTGGGTGGTTCAGTATTGATCAGAATCAGCACGTCAACAATGTGTCGTATGTAGAGTGGTTACTCGAAGCGGTGGATAAGAAGCGGCTGGAAACGCGGGAATTAGCCGAAATTGATTTAGTTTACCGAACCGAAACGCATTGGGGTGACCAGCTTCGCATCCGATCCATTTCTGAAGAAAATGAAACCATAATTCATCGGATCGACTATAGCGACGAATCGGGCAAAGATGTGCTATTGGCCAGAAGCCAGTGGCGAATTAGTTAA
- a CDS encoding DUF1338 domain-containing protein, whose product MTSSLHNSTDTQTLDAVLGGLMRRYSERVPDVQHVINAMIDEGVIQTPDEIENDHIAFRTMGVPHLGLASFEKIFRHYGYEKRDEYNFIEKKLTAYWYAPPEPKYPRIFASELRVSELSDEAQRIIHRYTDTVTSDPVDALNLDDADAVDQFLHQPLWTTPTLADYQTLLKESEYAAWVIYNRYYLNHFTISVHNLKPGYNTIDEFVDFLTNRGFRLNSAGGTIKVSPDGDLRQASTVAQMIDAEFAGGDVFRIAGSYVEFAERRVLPPFRNLAPDQITRQHRREGFETGNADKIFESTFTTQTGK is encoded by the coding sequence ATGACTTCTTCACTTCACAACTCTACCGACACTCAAACCCTCGATGCCGTGCTCGGTGGCCTGATGCGCCGGTACAGCGAGCGTGTCCCTGACGTACAACATGTAATCAATGCCATGATTGATGAAGGCGTTATTCAGACACCAGATGAGATCGAAAACGACCACATCGCCTTCCGAACAATGGGGGTTCCTCATCTCGGATTGGCCTCGTTCGAGAAAATTTTCAGGCACTACGGGTATGAGAAGCGCGATGAGTACAATTTTATTGAAAAGAAATTGACAGCTTATTGGTACGCTCCACCTGAACCGAAATACCCACGCATTTTTGCCAGCGAACTACGTGTCAGCGAGTTATCTGACGAAGCTCAACGCATTATTCACCGCTACACCGACACCGTAACGAGCGACCCGGTCGATGCATTGAATCTTGATGATGCCGACGCCGTCGATCAGTTTTTGCACCAACCGCTCTGGACAACACCTACCCTGGCCGATTACCAGACGCTTTTGAAAGAAAGCGAATATGCCGCCTGGGTGATCTACAATCGGTATTACCTGAATCATTTTACCATCAGCGTTCACAACCTCAAACCAGGCTATAATACCATCGACGAATTCGTGGATTTTCTAACAAATCGAGGTTTTCGACTCAATTCGGCGGGTGGTACGATCAAAGTTAGCCCTGATGGCGATTTACGGCAGGCATCAACTGTGGCACAAATGATTGACGCCGAATTTGCGGGGGGCGATGTTTTTCGCATTGCCGGATCGTATGTCGAATTCGCAGAACGACGGGTGTTGCCTCCTTTTCGCAACTTAGCTCCCGATCAGATTACCCGCCAGCACCGGCGCGAAGGTTTCGAAACAGGCAATGCCGACAAGATTTTTGAAAGTACATTCACCACACAGACAGGTAAATAG
- a CDS encoding sugar phosphate isomerase/epimerase family protein — MKLYLLLTGLLLSGFGTLAQKAAPVGLQLYSFRTQFAKDVPGTMAKVKQLGFREAEIAGTYGLSLADFRKLLDQNGIKAISTGASYEDLDNNVPKILAEARVLGAKYVTCAWIPHGGDAFTIQDADRAIDVFNTAGRLLAENGITFCYHTHGYEFQTYQNGTFFDYLAENLDPKYVNFEMDVFWVKAPGYNPVALLQKYHKRFLLMHLKDRKPGTPDTNTGHSDVESNVTLGQGDVGIADIMKQAKKSGVKHFFIEDESSRSMEQMPGSLAFLEGLK, encoded by the coding sequence ATGAAACTATACCTCCTGCTGACCGGGCTATTGTTATCCGGCTTTGGTACGCTGGCGCAAAAAGCTGCGCCCGTAGGATTGCAACTCTATAGCTTTCGGACCCAGTTTGCAAAAGACGTTCCGGGTACAATGGCCAAAGTGAAGCAGTTAGGATTTCGAGAGGCCGAAATCGCCGGTACTTATGGGCTCAGTCTGGCCGACTTCCGCAAACTTCTGGACCAGAACGGGATCAAGGCAATCAGTACGGGAGCCAGTTACGAAGATCTGGATAACAATGTTCCTAAGATTTTAGCCGAAGCTCGGGTATTGGGGGCTAAATACGTTACCTGCGCCTGGATTCCTCATGGGGGCGATGCATTCACAATTCAGGATGCCGATCGTGCCATTGACGTGTTCAATACGGCCGGTCGATTGCTGGCAGAAAATGGCATTACATTCTGTTATCACACGCATGGTTATGAATTCCAGACCTATCAGAATGGCACATTTTTCGATTATTTAGCCGAAAATCTGGACCCCAAATACGTCAACTTCGAAATGGACGTATTTTGGGTAAAAGCCCCGGGTTACAATCCGGTTGCCCTCTTGCAGAAATACCATAAACGGTTCTTATTGATGCACTTGAAAGACCGCAAGCCGGGGACTCCCGACACAAACACCGGCCACTCAGATGTAGAGTCCAATGTGACGCTTGGGCAGGGCGACGTTGGTATTGCAGACATTATGAAACAGGCAAAGAAATCCGGCGTAAAGCATTTTTTTATCGAGGACGAGTCGTCGCGCTCGATGGAGCAGATGCCAGGTAGTCTGGCATTTCTGGAGGGACTGAAGTAG
- a CDS encoding aminotransferase class I/II-fold pyridoxal phosphate-dependent enzyme gives MSATFTIGGLPDRTITYQEREYLFFSGTAYLGLPQNPAFQQLLADQISCYGTVFGSSRNGNLQLSIYEEAEAKLAATVGSDTALTLSSGMMAGQAVVNLLQAQQTAFVYGPKAHPAIWNGPNVSIPSVRFSDWTAQLPDQLQKMTPGPVAILVNSIEAVRSEYYSFDWVDDLPTDRPITLVIDDSHGLGVLNNGRGIWPQVAQKPNVNLIVTASTAKAMGLPGGVIFGNLETLNKLRGTAFFGACSPIPPVYLAAYLQAGTLYEEGWDKLRQNLILAERLLVPTGLFTHAKGYPVFFTEQDDLYPFLLERDVFIYSFAYPTATDRANSRIVISAFHELADIQKLAECVYAYCF, from the coding sequence ATGTCAGCTACTTTCACCATAGGCGGCCTTCCAGACCGGACGATTACTTACCAGGAGCGGGAATACTTATTTTTTAGTGGTACAGCTTATTTAGGGTTGCCCCAAAATCCGGCGTTTCAACAGCTACTGGCTGATCAGATTAGCTGCTACGGCACGGTGTTTGGGAGCTCCCGAAACGGCAATTTGCAACTCAGTATTTACGAAGAGGCCGAAGCAAAGTTAGCCGCTACCGTAGGGTCCGATACCGCTTTAACCCTGTCGTCCGGCATGATGGCTGGGCAGGCCGTTGTGAATTTATTGCAGGCACAACAGACCGCGTTTGTTTACGGGCCTAAAGCACATCCAGCAATCTGGAATGGGCCAAACGTGAGCATACCTTCAGTGCGCTTTTCTGACTGGACCGCCCAGCTACCTGATCAGCTACAGAAAATGACTCCCGGCCCGGTTGCAATTCTGGTTAATTCGATTGAGGCTGTCCGCTCAGAATATTATTCATTTGACTGGGTCGATGACCTGCCCACCGACCGACCGATAACCCTCGTTATCGATGATTCGCACGGGTTAGGTGTGCTCAATAACGGACGTGGAATCTGGCCGCAGGTGGCTCAGAAGCCCAATGTTAATCTGATTGTGACGGCTTCTACGGCAAAAGCAATGGGATTGCCGGGAGGGGTGATTTTTGGGAACCTCGAAACACTGAATAAGCTACGTGGAACCGCATTTTTTGGCGCTTGTTCGCCCATCCCGCCGGTTTATCTGGCTGCTTACTTACAAGCCGGTACGCTTTATGAAGAAGGCTGGGATAAACTCCGGCAGAACCTGATCTTAGCCGAAAGACTGTTGGTCCCGACTGGCTTGTTCACACATGCCAAAGGATATCCGGTTTTCTTCACCGAACAGGATGATTTATACCCTTTCCTGCTCGAGCGGGATGTATTTATTTATTCATTTGCCTACCCGACAGCCACCGATCGGGCTAATTCCAGAATTGTTATTAGTGCCTTTCACGAACTGGCTGATATTCAGAAGCTGGCCGAATGCGTGTATGCGTATTGTTTTTAA